The stretch of DNA CAACTCTTTGGCTGACGCAGTCGATGGATCTATAGTCTTCCTCGGTGATGCAACCCCTGGGGATTGGGGAGTAGGCACAGGATAAATAAACGGAGAGCGTTCGTTCGGCGCCTCTGTAGGGTGATTTTGCGGCGAAGATATGAACCTCTGAGCCTGCGCCTTTCTCTCTGTATTTGTAGAAGGTGCACCAATCTGGGAAGGTGGATGTTCAACCTCGGAGCCGTCTGGTAAGAGATAGCCCTGGCGAATACGTTCTTCACGTTCGCGAGCCTCAATCGCGGCAACCTTcggaaggagggagattTGTCGCTCATAATCGTGTTCAAGTTCTTGCACCGTCGGAGGTGTTGTACGAGTGTGAGATAACCCTGACTAGGGAGTCAGTGGCGTCTTCACTCTCCTCGGTTTGTGGCTTACACGCTTTCCACTGAACTGAGAAAAAGGTCAGTAAAGTACTGTCAGCGTTTGGAAATCTCCCTCACCTGGTGGCTTCAAGTCCGCACGGCCATATTCAGCGATATCGCGATTAACGGTATACTCCACAAATCTTTTAGTGCGGCCTCCTGCAGGATTTGGTATCTCAAAGTAGCGGTTGCCTATACCTGATCAGCTGGCTGTTATTAATTAGTGGGGCTACAGGACATACCTTGGAGATCATAACCAATGAGTCCCTGTTCGTTATCAGAGGACTGGCCAAGTTAATAGCAAGACACCCACCTTGGGTTTTGCAAATGGGATCAGCCTTCTAAGGGCGCTGAATACGGAGCTCATGAGGGTAATGGGACGCTTTGTAGAGCAATGGACAATTACTGTTGCTCGTCTCTGCTTCCGCTCATACTCTATTTCTCTGcagctgctgttgttggtgGATCGCGGCGGTTGAAAAAAGTATTAAGTATTTATTAATTATTAATTAATTATATGATGATGGCCAACAAATATGTCAGATCGCCTGTCGTCACAACCTTAATACTACTACGGCGTGCGCCAGAAGGAACAAGTACCGACCTTTATCATTTAGGCTTTCaacttttttcttcttgccaaCCAACAGAAACAAAATGTCCCACAACAACCAGCTGGACCCCTTTGCAGACGAGCCCGCTCACGCCACCCTTGACACCGACCCTTTTGCCGACAGTGTCAGAGACCCATTCTCCCAACCCAATGAATCGTCAGTTTCCTTTGGTGGCGCGGGTGGATCCACAACGAATACGTACGGCGACTATGGCTACGGTGGTGGTCATGCCAATCAAGATGCCAATAAGAAGGCAGAAGAACTtagaaggagagaggaggagttgAATAGGAGAGAGGCGGAATTTACTAGAAGACAACAGGAGTCTGGAGCATATGCCAACAACTGGCCCCCAAGTACGTGACGCTTGAAACCACTGACTAAGACGTCAAGTACTTACTTCAGTACAGTCTATCCCTTTGTTCACTACGATCCTAGTGTCATCCAAGACCCATCCAAAAGGCAAACCATTACATTGATTGGATACCAATGGTATGCGCTCGTAGTGgctctcatcatcaacttGCTGGGGTGCATCTTCTTGCTGATCTCCGGGAGCTcagaaggagggtgagcATCAATTCACTGCACCATTTTGACTAAGCTTATCTTCATTCAGAGCCGATATGGCGAGCTCAGCAAGCTATCTTGTCTTTATCACGATTGCCTCCTTTATCTTATGGTTCCGACCAATTTATCTAGGCTACTGCAGAAATGAAGGCAAGGCTATGGCTATCTTTTTCTGTAAGTTGAGGCCAGTAAATGGTATGAAATGCTGACATAGAAATGTCCAGATATTTATTTCTTGTTCTGTGGCTTCCACTTGCTCTACTCCATCTACATGTTTATCGGTATTCCTTGTAAGTCAAGCTTGTACGTTGGTTGGAGTACACACTGATTTGAACTGCAGCTACCGGTTCGGCTGGACTAATAAACACCATCTCCATGTTCTCTCAAGGACATATCCTGGCAGCGGTATTCGGCACTATTACAACCGTTCTTTGGGCTTTACAAGTGCTTGGCGGGGCGTTCCTCTATAAGCGAGTACGTGTCACGCCTTTTGCCATCAGGTACCGCGCTTACAGTTCATCTGCTTTCACAGGTGTGGGACTTCAAGAATGGCAATTCCGACATTAGTATGCAAAATGCCACCGATCAATTCAAATCCAATTCTATCAAAACTATAGTCCTGCATCAGAGCAGGCTGTAAGTTTGTGACTACAAGCTGAGCTTTGGAGCAGCCTTCACTGGTCAGTCCACTGCTGGAATATGTTGTCGACGCTATGAATGCTGTTTTCTTGGGATGATTAGCCTGCCACGTTAGATTCTGAAAATGTATATGAAGCTTGAATTCAAACGTTCCTCACCACGGTCAGCTAACATTGTTTCACGTAGATGCATGCCATCTATTGCATCAATGCGGGGCATCAATTTTTAGTATTCCGGCCGCTGCAGAACCATTGTTTTACATAATTAAATTCATTATCTAAGGCTCCCACTGAAACCAAATAAGAGACTTAAAAGCTACACGCACTGGTATCGACCTCTGTCAAACATAAACATGAACAAAGAAAATGTGGCAGACACTGTCACACCTGTCGTATGACATTGTAAAAGTTGAGAGATCATCGTTTCTCATTCAATCGTTGGGGCTTGGCGATAATCGGGATCAAAGCGATTCACTGAAAAAAAACGAGACGTTGTTGCTTGCCTGTCAGAAATCAATCGCATGATCGTGGCTACGTAAAGCCAAGTaaaggatgatgaaccGGAACTACTACTACTGCGCGCAAATGGATCATGTATCGCTCACCACATATCACACTATTTGCTATTACTAGAGATACTATTTTA from Cryptococcus neoformans var. neoformans B-3501A chromosome 7, whole genome shotgun sequence encodes:
- a CDS encoding hypothetical protein (HMMPfam hit to SCAMP, SCAMP family, score: 39.8, E(): 7.9e-09), whose protein sequence is MSHNNQLDPFADEPAHATLDTDPFADSVRDPFSQPNESSVSFGGAGGSTTNTYGDYGYGGGHANQDANKKAEELRRREEELNRREAEFTRRQQESGAYANNWPPIYPFVHYDPSVIQDPSKRQTITLIGYQWYALVVALIINLLGCIFLLISGSSEGGADMASSASYLVFITIASFILWFRPIYLGYCRNEGKAMAIFFYIYFLFCGFHLLYSIYMFIGIPSTGSAGLINTISMFSQGHILAAVFGTITTVLWALQVLGGAFLYKRVWDFKNGNSDISMQNATDQFKSNSIKTIVLHQSRLPLLEYVVDAMNAVFLG